Part of the Actinomycetota bacterium genome is shown below.
CTCGAGGCGGGTGGACCGGTCAGCGCGACGTTCGCGCTGCTCGAGATGTTCGTGTTCATCGGCGTCCTGGCACTCGGTCTGCTCTACGCGTGGCGGAAGGGGGTCCTCAAGTGGGACTAGTTGACGAGGTCGATCTCCCGAACCCGGTTCGGTTCCTGCTCAACTGGGGCAGGAAGTACTCGCTGTGGGTGATGAACTTCGGGTTGGCGTGCTGCGCCATCGAGTTCATCGCCGCGTCCACGGCCCGCCACGACTTCATGCGTCTGGGCGTGATCCCGGTCGCGCACGGTCCCCGTCAGGCGGACCTGCTGGTCGTCGCCGGGACGCTCACCGACAAGATGGCGCCGGCGCTGAAGCGCGTCTACGACGAGATGCCCGAGCCCAAGTACGTGATCTCTTTCGGGTCCTGCTCCAACTGTGGCGGCCCGTACTGGGACAGCTACTCGGTGACCAAGGGCGTCGACCAGATCGTCCCGGTCGACGTCTACGTCCCCGGGTGTCCTCCCCGCCCGGAGGCGCTGCTGGAGGGGATCTTGGTGCTGCAGGAGCGCATCGGGAAGGAGAACGTCCGCGAGCGGTTGGCGGCGCGGCGCGAGCCGGTGGTGGTCGGTGAGCAGGTCCCCGACGTGCCGGCGGTGGCCGGCGCGCAGGCCTGAGGCCGATGGCCGCACCCGCCGCGAGCGCTCGGAGGGCCCGGTGACGCCCGAGGAGCTGAAGGAGATGTTCGACCGTGAGTTCGTCGAGCACGGCTCTGCCGAGCTCGGCTGGGGTCAGGTCACCGTCGACCTCGACGCCGAGGGGTACGTCGAGGCGGCGATGTTCTGCCGTGATGACCCCCGGTTGGCCTGCGACTTCTTCGACTGTCTGGC
Proteins encoded:
- the nuoB gene encoding NADH-quinone oxidoreductase subunit NuoB, which gives rise to MNFGLACCAIEFIAASTARHDFMRLGVIPVAHGPRQADLLVVAGTLTDKMAPALKRVYDEMPEPKYVISFGSCSNCGGPYWDSYSVTKGVDQIVPVDVYVPGCPPRPEALLEGILVLQERIGKENVRERLAARREPVVVGEQVPDVPAVAGAQA